Proteins from a genomic interval of Nostoc sp. TCL240-02:
- a CDS encoding ATP-dependent Clp protease ATP-binding subunit translates to MFERFTEKAIKVIMLAQEEARRLGHNFVGTEQILLGLIGEGTGVAAKVLKSMGVNLKDARIEVEKIIGRGSGFVAVEIPFTPRAKRVLELSLEEARQLGHNYIGTEHLLLGLIREGEGVAARVLENLGVDLSKVRTQVIRMLGETAEVSPGGSSGRTKTPTLDEFGSNLTQMAIDNKLDPVVGRAKEIERVIQILGRRTKNNPVLIGEPGVGKTAIAEGLASRIATKDVPDILEDKRVVTLDIGLLVAGTKYRGEFEERLKKIMDEIRSAGNVILVIDEVHTLIGAGAAEGAIDAANILKPALARGELQCIGATTLDEYRKHIERDAALERRFQPVMVGEPTVDETIEILYGLRERYEQHHKLKISDEALVAAAKLSDRYISDRFLPDKAIDLVDEAGSRVRLINSQLPPAAKELDKELRQILKEKDDAVRSQDFDKAGELRDREMEIKAEIRAIAQSKTNATGTEGEEPVVTEEDIAHIVASWTGVPVNKLTESESEKLLHMEDTLHQRLIGQDEAVKAVSRAIRRARVGLKNPNRPIASFVFSGPTGVGKTELAKSLAAYFFGSEEAMIRLDMSEYMERHTVSKLIGSPPGYVGYNEGGQLTEAVRRRPYTVVLFDEIEKAHPDVFNMLLQILEDGRLTDAKGRTVDFKNTLLILTSNIGSKVIEKGGSGIGFEFSEDASESTYNRIRSLVNEELKQYFRPEFLNRLDEIIVFRQLNKPEVTQIAEIMLKEVFGRLTEKGITLEVSDRFKDRLIQEGYSPSYGARPLRRAIMRLLEDSLAEEILSGRIKDGDTALVDVDENGIVQVSSQQRRELLPQGVE, encoded by the coding sequence ATGTTTGAACGCTTCACAGAAAAAGCCATTAAGGTAATCATGCTGGCCCAAGAAGAGGCCCGCCGTTTAGGTCACAACTTTGTCGGAACCGAGCAGATCCTCCTGGGTCTGATTGGCGAAGGCACTGGAGTGGCTGCCAAGGTGCTGAAATCAATGGGCGTCAATCTTAAAGATGCCCGAATTGAAGTTGAAAAAATTATAGGACGGGGATCAGGCTTTGTTGCCGTGGAAATTCCGTTTACGCCACGGGCAAAGCGAGTTTTAGAACTCTCCTTGGAAGAAGCACGCCAACTGGGGCATAACTACATTGGCACCGAGCATCTGCTGTTGGGCCTAATCCGCGAAGGGGAAGGTGTCGCAGCCAGGGTGCTAGAAAACCTAGGAGTGGATCTATCTAAGGTAAGAACCCAAGTCATCCGTATGTTGGGAGAAACTGCCGAAGTTTCACCAGGCGGCTCATCCGGGCGCACAAAAACCCCGACTTTGGATGAATTTGGCTCAAACCTGACCCAGATGGCGATTGACAATAAGCTCGATCCAGTGGTGGGACGCGCCAAGGAAATTGAGCGGGTGATTCAGATATTGGGTCGCCGAACCAAAAATAACCCAGTGCTGATTGGGGAACCAGGGGTTGGTAAAACTGCGATCGCTGAAGGTTTAGCTTCACGCATTGCCACCAAAGATGTCCCTGACATCCTCGAAGATAAACGCGTCGTCACGTTGGATATTGGTTTGCTCGTAGCAGGAACCAAGTACCGAGGTGAATTTGAAGAACGCTTGAAAAAAATCATGGATGAAATCCGCTCTGCGGGTAATGTCATTCTCGTGATTGATGAGGTACACACCTTAATTGGTGCGGGTGCGGCAGAAGGTGCGATTGACGCAGCAAATATCCTCAAGCCAGCTTTGGCCAGAGGTGAGTTGCAGTGCATCGGTGCTACAACCCTAGATGAATACCGGAAGCACATCGAGCGAGATGCAGCGCTAGAGCGGCGTTTCCAACCAGTGATGGTTGGTGAACCTACAGTTGATGAAACAATTGAAATTTTATATGGTCTGCGCGAACGCTACGAGCAACACCATAAACTGAAAATCTCCGACGAAGCATTAGTGGCGGCGGCGAAGTTATCAGACCGTTACATTAGCGATCGCTTCCTCCCAGATAAAGCCATCGACTTAGTTGATGAAGCTGGTTCTAGGGTGCGCTTGATTAACTCCCAGCTGCCACCAGCAGCCAAAGAGTTAGACAAAGAACTGCGTCAGATATTAAAAGAAAAAGATGATGCAGTGCGCTCTCAAGACTTTGACAAAGCTGGAGAACTGCGCGATCGCGAAATGGAAATCAAAGCCGAAATCCGGGCGATCGCTCAAAGCAAGACCAATGCAACTGGCACAGAAGGTGAAGAACCTGTAGTTACAGAAGAAGACATTGCCCACATTGTCGCTTCTTGGACTGGAGTACCGGTGAACAAACTCACCGAATCTGAATCTGAAAAGCTGTTGCACATGGAAGACACCTTGCATCAGCGTTTAATCGGTCAGGATGAAGCTGTGAAGGCAGTTTCACGAGCAATTCGTCGCGCTCGTGTCGGTTTGAAGAATCCCAACCGACCCATAGCTAGTTTTGTCTTCTCTGGGCCTACTGGTGTAGGTAAAACAGAGTTGGCGAAATCCTTAGCTGCTTACTTCTTCGGTTCCGAAGAAGCGATGATCCGCTTAGATATGTCCGAATACATGGAGCGTCACACCGTCAGCAAACTGATTGGTTCCCCTCCAGGTTATGTTGGCTATAACGAAGGTGGTCAGCTAACCGAAGCCGTGCGGCGGCGACCTTACACCGTGGTGTTGTTTGACGAAATCGAAAAAGCACACCCCGATGTATTCAACATGCTGCTGCAAATTTTGGAAGACGGTCGGTTAACTGATGCCAAAGGTCGCACGGTGGACTTCAAGAACACCTTGCTGATTTTAACTTCCAATATTGGTTCTAAGGTAATTGAAAAAGGCGGTAGCGGTATCGGCTTTGAATTCTCCGAAGATGCCAGCGAGTCAACTTACAACCGGATTCGCTCCTTGGTGAACGAAGAACTCAAACAGTACTTCCGTCCAGAGTTCCTCAACCGACTCGATGAAATCATCGTCTTCCGTCAGTTGAACAAGCCGGAAGTGACCCAAATCGCCGAAATTATGCTCAAGGAAGTATTTGGTCGTCTAACTGAAAAGGGTATCACCTTAGAAGTTAGCGATCGCTTCAAGGATCGTTTGATTCAAGAAGGTTACAGTCCCAGCTACGGCGCAAGACCATTACGTCGGGCAATTATGCGCCTGTTAGAAGATAGCCTAGCAGAAGAAATTCTGTCTGGTCGTATCAAAGATGGCGATACAGCCCTTGTTGATGTGGATGAAAATGGCATTGTCCAAGTTAGTTCTCAACAGCGTCGGGAATTGTTACCCCAAGGTGTTGAGTAA
- a CDS encoding glycosyltransferase family 39 protein, giving the protein MYRTNIVKLFTKITIIFIQKEWLFSLLIISLVIWLIFLGNSPLRDWDEGTYALVAREIYRTGNWLYPTLQGEPFLLKPPLMQWLIALCYQLGGVQELTTRLPGAVLTALGVPLLYLVGRLAFQQNLPALFAALVYLTMLPVVRHGRLAMLDGMTISFFLLLLFCLLKARQNRKYALGVGFCLGLIILTKGTIVLLLGAIACLFLLADRQLALFKSSYLWVGILLGNAPAIAWYIAQWQHYGNTFLEVHFQAQAFDRLTQTVEGNSGPVWYYLLELLKYSFPWLLFLPGGLYLAWKKRYETWSYLVLLVTIIYLGTISFMRTKLPWYVMPVYPFLALAIGANLTEVWQNRHFQVRTWTIFLAIISIAGLGGCVYFFIKKQPILIVMSIVLVISMGIAAWLVKQRDRNFIPVLFTGMYLVLTLLVSSQSWIWELNEAFPVKPVAALIRANVSPGTQIYTSFAYGRPSLDFYSDCKVTATTVPLIQKMLSNKSYLLLDNGALQQINLTGSKILGAANGFTLITKN; this is encoded by the coding sequence ATGTATCGCACAAATATTGTAAAGCTATTCACAAAAATAACTATAATTTTCATACAAAAAGAATGGTTATTTAGCTTACTGATAATATCTCTAGTTATCTGGTTGATATTTTTAGGAAACTCCCCTTTACGAGATTGGGATGAAGGTACTTACGCTCTAGTCGCAAGAGAAATTTACCGGACTGGTAACTGGCTTTATCCCACCCTTCAGGGAGAACCATTTTTATTAAAACCCCCTTTGATGCAATGGTTAATTGCTTTGTGCTACCAACTAGGAGGAGTGCAAGAGTTAACCACACGCTTACCTGGTGCAGTTTTAACTGCCTTGGGTGTGCCTTTGCTTTATTTAGTAGGGCGTTTGGCTTTTCAGCAAAATTTACCTGCTCTATTTGCTGCTTTAGTTTACTTGACAATGTTGCCTGTGGTGCGTCATGGACGGCTAGCAATGTTAGATGGGATGACTATTTCTTTTTTCTTGCTGTTGTTATTTTGTCTTTTGAAGGCACGTCAGAATCGAAAATATGCTTTAGGCGTGGGATTTTGTCTGGGGTTAATTATTCTGACTAAGGGGACGATAGTTTTACTATTAGGGGCGATCGCCTGTTTATTCTTGCTTGCAGATCGGCAATTAGCTTTGTTCAAAAGTTCCTATTTATGGGTAGGAATTTTATTAGGAAATGCTCCTGCGATCGCTTGGTATATTGCTCAATGGCAACATTATGGTAATACTTTTTTAGAAGTGCATTTTCAAGCACAAGCTTTTGACCGCCTTACACAAACTGTTGAAGGTAATAGTGGGCCTGTTTGGTACTATTTATTAGAATTACTCAAATATAGTTTTCCCTGGCTGTTATTTTTACCTGGAGGGCTTTATCTAGCTTGGAAAAAACGTTATGAAACTTGGAGTTATCTAGTTCTTTTGGTCACAATTATTTACTTAGGAACTATTTCTTTTATGAGAACTAAGCTTCCGTGGTATGTCATGCCTGTATATCCATTTTTAGCCTTGGCAATTGGCGCTAATTTGACTGAAGTTTGGCAGAATCGTCATTTTCAAGTGCGAACCTGGACAATATTTTTGGCTATTATTTCTATTGCTGGTTTAGGAGGTTGTGTTTACTTTTTTATTAAGAAACAGCCTATTTTGATAGTCATGAGTATTGTTTTGGTAATAAGTATGGGCATCGCAGCATGGCTAGTTAAACAGCGCGATCGCAATTTTATTCCAGTATTATTTACAGGGATGTATTTAGTTTTAACCCTGTTGGTAAGTTCGCAATCTTGGATTTGGGAATTAAATGAAGCTTTTCCAGTCAAGCCAGTAGCAGCATTAATTCGGGCAAATGTTTCGCCAGGAACACAAATTTACACATCTTTTGCTTATGGCCGTCCTAGTTTAGATTTTTATAGCGATTGCAAGGTAACTGCTACAACTGTGCCACTTATACAAAAAATGCTATCAAATAAATCTTATTTGCTGTTAGATAATGGGGCTTTACAGCAAATAAATTTAACTGGTAGTAAAATTCTAGGTGCAGCTAACGGATTTACACTAATTACCAAAAATTAA
- a CDS encoding DMT family transporter, whose protein sequence is MNVSNQRKIALAALFVGVGAISFGSIFVKLSETQLSPNATVFNRLWLASVFFLLWNGYKAIRQRLSLDKPEEQQSYTSHDLWLLGSAGIFWAGTLVSLAWSLTETSVAISSVLHNLAPIFTSLGVWLLYRKSFESQFLIGMVIALGGAIAIEFEELQIATDEVQGGFAAIVSAIFLSGYLLIVEKLRTKFSPATIQLWISTISALVIFPILLFTQDQLFPSTVSGWLWVISLALICQVLGHGLLTYCLAKFSSVVVSLVHLLEPVFSGIFALIIFSEKLTFSNWVGFAVVLMGLYLAVSSQGVINFPFQESITTLVNTFIKSMTSKLLLIKQQFSETPALLGTASLLFALIPISLAPSLTKLCQQEIGANAVVFHRSWIATIVFALWNLLEAFRSQQSENEPIENEPFTSQEVWLLLAMGTSAGTYLLLWAWSLSQTSVANVALLSNLNSLFVALAGYVLFGRRFDNRFVIGLVIALAGAIAFELNKVQFATDQILGDTLALLTAIFMATCMLLIERLRTRFSTATIMLWRCGVTTMFLLPVLPFLEDRLLPYSWTGWFFIIFQALFCQVLGQGLLAYSLSRISSSVVAVTLLLEPVLASIFAWFIFSEQVGLFDWATFAVVLVGIYLAQSSQSTVQITNEGS, encoded by the coding sequence ATGAATGTATCCAATCAAAGGAAGATAGCCCTAGCTGCATTATTTGTCGGTGTAGGTGCCATATCTTTTGGCTCTATTTTCGTGAAATTGAGCGAAACTCAACTCAGCCCCAATGCCACTGTATTTAATCGCTTGTGGCTTGCTAGTGTGTTCTTTTTGCTCTGGAACGGATACAAGGCTATACGTCAGAGACTTTCCTTAGACAAACCTGAAGAACAGCAATCCTACACTAGCCATGATCTCTGGCTATTGGGAAGTGCTGGGATCTTTTGGGCTGGTACTTTGGTCTCTTTGGCTTGGTCTCTAACTGAAACTAGCGTTGCGATTTCTAGTGTTTTACATAATCTCGCCCCTATATTTACTAGCTTAGGGGTGTGGCTGTTATATCGTAAAAGTTTTGAGAGCCAATTCTTGATTGGGATGGTCATCGCCCTTGGGGGAGCGATCGCTATAGAATTTGAGGAGTTGCAAATCGCTACAGACGAAGTTCAAGGGGGCTTTGCTGCGATCGTTTCTGCGATTTTCTTGAGTGGATACCTGCTAATCGTAGAAAAATTACGAACTAAATTTTCTCCGGCCACAATCCAGTTGTGGATCAGTACGATTAGTGCCCTAGTTATCTTCCCCATACTTTTGTTTACTCAAGATCAGCTTTTCCCTTCTACAGTCAGTGGGTGGCTGTGGGTCATTTCCCTAGCGCTGATCTGCCAAGTTTTAGGTCATGGACTTTTGACCTATTGTCTTGCGAAATTTTCCTCTGTGGTTGTCTCCTTGGTGCATCTGTTAGAGCCAGTATTTAGCGGTATTTTCGCTCTGATAATATTTTCAGAAAAATTGACTTTTTCAAATTGGGTAGGTTTCGCTGTAGTTTTAATGGGTTTATACTTAGCCGTATCTAGCCAAGGTGTTATTAATTTCCCTTTCCAGGAATCAATCACAACTCTAGTTAACACTTTCATTAAAAGTATGACGAGCAAACTGTTATTAATAAAGCAGCAATTTTCCGAAACACCAGCTTTATTAGGAACTGCATCATTATTATTTGCCCTAATTCCCATATCTTTAGCACCATCTTTGACCAAATTATGCCAACAAGAAATTGGTGCAAATGCTGTAGTATTTCATCGTAGTTGGATCGCCACAATTGTATTCGCCCTATGGAATTTACTTGAGGCTTTCCGTAGCCAACAATCTGAGAATGAACCTATAGAAAATGAGCCTTTTACAAGTCAAGAAGTGTGGCTATTGTTGGCAATGGGAACCTCTGCTGGAACCTACCTTCTTTTGTGGGCTTGGTCGCTGAGTCAAACTAGTGTTGCCAATGTTGCTTTACTCTCTAATTTGAACTCCTTATTTGTTGCTTTGGCTGGATATGTGTTATTTGGTCGGCGCTTCGATAACAGATTCGTGATTGGACTGGTCATAGCCTTGGCGGGAGCGATCGCATTTGAACTCAATAAGGTGCAATTTGCAACTGACCAAATACTGGGTGATACCTTAGCATTGCTAACTGCCATTTTCATGGCTACGTGTATGCTGCTGATAGAACGACTCCGAACCCGGTTTAGCACCGCAACTATCATGCTGTGGCGCTGTGGAGTAACAACAATGTTTCTACTACCCGTACTCCCATTCCTCGAAGATCGACTGTTACCTTATTCCTGGACGGGTTGGTTTTTCATAATTTTCCAAGCCCTCTTCTGCCAAGTATTGGGTCAGGGACTTTTAGCTTATAGCCTCAGCAGAATCTCTTCTAGCGTCGTCGCCGTCACACTTCTCCTCGAACCAGTCTTAGCTTCTATTTTTGCTTGGTTCATTTTTTCAGAACAGGTAGGTTTGTTTGACTGGGCGACTTTCGCCGTAGTTTTAGTGGGTATCTATCTAGCGCAATCTAGTCAATCCACTGTTCAAATAACAAACGAAGGATCTTAG